From Manihot esculenta cultivar AM560-2 chromosome 18, M.esculenta_v8, whole genome shotgun sequence:
AGGATGAAACTGCAGTAGTATCAAACCCAGCTAAGTATATAGTCTTGCAATTATCAACTATGAATCGTTCCATTGCTTCTCCATTTAGATTGCTACTTTCGGCTCCATCAAGAATCGTCTGCAATAAATCTTTCTTAGATGCAGCCTCTTGTCTCTCCTTCACTACCTTCATGATCAAATCGCGGATTTCTTTCTCTAATGCCCATGCTTTTCTATTGCTTTTCGTGGGGAGATATCTGAAGCACGacaagaaatattaaaattaatagcaaaagtttttgctattataaatataaaacttttcttttggtCAAGAAATTAAGCTGACCTCATTCCAGGAATCCCAAAGGCTGCTATACCTTTGTTGGACACAGCCTTCTGAAGATCCATTAGTTTCATGAAAATCTTTTCTCCTTCGGAATAATTGCTTCCAAAACAGGCTCTTGAGATGACATCCGCAGAGAAACTGATGAGGCCTTCATCAACTTTCATGTCTGCCATTCCTCCATCTCTCTCAATTATACTCTTCCATGAATTTACCAGTGAAATTGCAGACTCGGTTATCAGGTTCACCATTCCCTGCAAAAGCTTTAATATCAAAatgcttgaccacagccaatgTCGCGAAAAGTTAATCCACACAACCGGAATATATACAACGGTGACGGAACTTACATGGGACTCATTACGATCCGTATGTATATATACAAAAATCAAATAGGCGATTCTATTCGTCAATATACCTTGATCTTTTCCATGTAAAATTCAGGAGCAATAATCTTCCTCTGATGTGACCAGAAAGCTCCATTTGATGTGAGAATCCCCTGACCAAGCAAAGGACCAAGATCATTAATATTGATTGAAGATCTCCCCAAGTCCCAGGATACACAAGTTGTGTATTCTTTCACTATGTCAGGCTGATTCAAATtcagaacttgtatgtttcccAGGGAAAATACAAGCACTTGACCTGAAAATTAAcaggaaaaattattaaatgattCAAATGGGAagtcattgatttttttttttaatgcagatttcagagatgagagatgatACCATATTCCTTCTGCCATAGCTCAATGAAAGGGAAAAGAAGAGCAGCATAGTTATGGATGAGAGGCGGAGCATTGGCCTTCACAACGGAGGACAGAGTCTTCTGAATCTGTCTCATATTTCCAAGAAGAAAAGCTGGTGGAGGTCCATTGATGCCCTGCTTCTTCAACACGGAACGAAGCCTCTTTGGTTTCATAACCAACACATTGTAAAGGCGCAGTAGCACTCCAAGCAACGCTATAACCACAATGGTAAATAGTATCTTAATAACAAATTGAACTCCCATGGCCAAAGTGCAACAATATTATCAGGCTCTGGAATTATGTAGAAGGCTAGGATCGGAGCTTTTCTTTTTTAGTATATATAACATCAAGTATGAACGAGCAGtattgtataaataaaaaaaaaattatcaaattgaattaatttaaaattttagtttagttttttatttatttggattcgattttatttttaatttgaaaattttcggttatttcagttcagttcaattttagtcataaaaaatcaaaaaaatcaaatcgattaatgataatattatattatttttaataatatagagatattaaattatattaaaattaaaatatttcaattaaattttaaaatattaaaaataaagtgtgaaaaataaaaaatttattaaaagttcaaaccgaattgaatcaaactgaatcagactatttcgatttgattcagtttctgatcaaaatcgatttggtttgatttttataaatagtaaaatttatatttatttagtttggttcgattttaaattgaattaaccgAATATTCACCCTAACATCTAAGTATTTGAACTCATAAACTCAACTAATTCAGATTCACGCCGGACAAGTTAATCAAGACCGTAAAACCTCCTCTCTCTAAATTAGTGCATACtcataatttaaattcaagaaGGTCTCTAATTAAAGGGAAAAGGAGAGAAAGATCATTGTTTATAATTAAAGATGATTTATCCgtttgttaattttaataaattttataaaaacaaattCAACTGACTATATGAAATGAAAATATAGAagtaatatttttcatattttttgttatatatatataatatatatatattaaattttaaatttttttaatttatgagttaatttaaaaaaatttggatcttttataaattttcacaATTACATCTTATACtaatttaattactaattaaatctCAAACTTTACGTCTTATTCTAAATGCACTCTCCTATTACTTTTATCGTTAAAGACTAATAGAATTATTACGTCATTTGATACGATATCACTACATCATGTTGTCACATCAACAAAGTTTAtggtataattaataaaaacttaaaagttcaggatttatttgataaaattttaaagtttatgatgcattataaatttttttaaaagctaaatgtttttttaaccattttatttaaaatttaaatattaaaatatttgattttattattattattattattattattattattattattatttagtgcTATCAATGATTTAGGTATATCAACTTATATGAATTCATTCAAATTAACTAATGGCTGGTTTAATTTAGTCGTTGAATACAACGGATGATAACTGATAATAGATAGGTAACTATAATTGATGACTAATAACTAGTTCTAACTAATATATCTTAGTAATTTATGTCTAATTGTTATTGATAATTGCTGGGCTCTTATTATTAGGCCGCGATCGAGCTTACGTTGAAAGTTCAAGAGCATTAGCATGCAGTCTAAATTTCGTTCGGACAGAATAGACAAAACAGAGATCAAGTCCACGTGAAGGAGGTTCAGCTCATTTGAGATAACAAATTTATGGGACAATAAACCCTAAACACTTGGGATCGTATTTGCATAACACTGAAAGATATTAAATAGTCgtttaataatagaaaaatatgtAATATATTCATACGTACAGTCCTAGGTGAAAATGACAGGAGTATGGATGGATGCAGGATGATGATTACGCATCGCaaaaagacaaaaaagaaaGGAATAAAGATAAGGGAAAAGAGCCAACCAAACTGAGTTCACACATTCGCATACTCTAATCCTACCTTCTACCGTATCTCATATTAtgactaataaaatatatatcaatttattatattaattaagtaaatataaaaatattaatttatcttacaacaaacaaatatttaaaatcatattttttaaaatataattatttatcatgcatgtatataaattttttattatataataataaataatataactattttaattattatttagagtatatttaatttattattatgtgttataattttaaataatttattgttataaaaaattaatttaaaatattttaattaataaattttaaaaggatggtgtaatctaaataaaaaataaagtcaaaACCGCTGTCAGCTAACAAAAACAACTCTAATTGTagaattgaatcaaaattatcTATCAGATCAGCTAGTTTTTTAAAtctttatcaaatattttaatttaactatttagATCCCATCAATTATTAGTTGCATCTAACGGCTAAATTAaactctttaaaattttaaattatttattaaaaaatttactctaATTATTATtctagttaaaaaataaataattaacaatATAGCTAAAAggggaaaaatattatttacaaaaaagCATAATGAAATAATAGCGTTTAATTGGCAATTAGATTAATATAGGTTACAATTATAACTATATTGTTAATCatgcttttttttaattttaattatattgttaatcatatatctttttaaattattttttaatattataaattttaattttagataaaatgattaaaaaattataaatttagaaaaaattgataatcgcactctaaatattaaaaaattatcaattaaactatgaagttttaagtttttGTCCATTGTAGTTTGAATTGTGCTAATATGATAGCATGATGTAATaggaaatatattataatttttatttttaattttattaggatgggctttatcaaaattatttttattattttttgaaaaattaaattatcaaaatatataaaatatttgctTTCTTATGCCAATAGGCTTTTCATATGTGTACATGACTTAAAAATTGATTCTATTACTTTTTAAAGAAGAGGACCAAAGAAGAGTGCTTGAACATTTGCACTTTTGGAAATTGCAAATTTTGTGAGGTATCAACCTGAAACTGAAAATGAAAACAGATGAAGGCCAACTTTGCATTCCATCTCAACTATGATGATCTTGCAATTCAAGACGCGTGTAAATCAATTAAACTATTcataatttagttttaatcaaGTAAGTTTATCAATTTTgggatttcaaatttttaatcgTGTTGAATTcgttattatctatttttaataagatttttttaaaaaaatatattaattaagttAAGATAAATAAGATTATCTTAATAAACAAAATCAGTCGTGAGGGCCAACTCTATCGTGGCAATTTTAAACATGATATGAAAATCATAATCGTATATGTATCAAAATCGTATATGCCACATTATTACATCATATTATGATGAAtccattaattcaatttaatatatttattatatacttTAATATTTATGTCACGTGTCAACTCATaactcattaatttattttggtctatcaatttatattatattatttaaaaatatattattcaatataaatatttaatatttttaatagttatttctaatttatccattaaaatttatttaatatttatttatataataatttaaatattatattgttttataaaattttttattaaaatgttaatttgttatatattgaaattttactttctaatgttaaataattaaattttatatttttatatattattaaacttataaatattaaaataaatatataaatttcatataatatattatttattgtgaGAAATAATTTACTCATGATTGAGTCCAAAATTAAAAGTTTCAAATAAATATGATCTACCTATACGATTTAGTACTTAAATAGAGCTCAAAGTAAGATTCAGTATTTTATGTAGCAaagctccttttttttttaatttaattttaaaaattaaaagttatatattctaattaaaaaataaaagaaaatgaaaaaataaaaataaaaaaggaaaagtgcATGAACTGCCCAACCTCCCATACATATTATTCTTTTGTtataaatgatattttttttacgTGTTCGGtttatgttattattttttgatataGCCGAAAAATAGAATTATTTTGTAATTGGTTAGACtggcaagaaagaaaatgtgagATTGTGGGTGTCCATGACAGCCACTCTaatactcaagtcagtatactaGAGAATAGGACGAAtgcaatgaattgcttagaatttGAATAGTGTAAGAATTGTGTACCTTTGCCTTGCATCTGtaattcttttccttttatattataagaaaatagagataaatatagcatttcttGACAATCTAATGATGATGTGACCAGCTGCTTGATAAGAGATATTGCCAACTAATAGGTCGGTGATCCTGCGATTACAGGCGTAATGGATATATGCTGGACTGTGCCTGATAACAGTAACTTTGTGTCGAGACTCGACCTATTCAGGGAAGGGCGCATTTTGATGGTGAACTGAGTGTTAAGGTGTCCGGATCTTCCTTTTTTCGGATGGGATTGCGTTACTCATTTATTAGATTCTTGTCACGTGGACATGTTCTATGGTGATAGCTCATGACTTACTTTGGATAACTTTTGTATAGTATCAGAGGTCCCCCGCTGGTCTTTGATTATTCAGATTTGAATGTGATAGTTGTTCTCCTGATTTGAGGCACGTAACCACTGAGATTGATTCCTTCCTGCTCACTCCGTTTTGCCTACCTAGTTCTTCAATAATGGCTACCCCTTTTCTCAAGCCGCATTTAAAGCTCATTGTCGAAACCATCTTATAAGGTCCCTTCTTCATCTCCCAATATCACTTTTGCTCATAATCATCATCTCTGCTCTTGAAAAGATTCATCTCTCCTTTCTTGTCTATACTCCCTTTCTTTCACGGTAATTTCTATTTACATTTTCCTCTTAGAATGAATAGGAATACCTCATCTTCTTCTCGTACTCCCAGTAAGGTTCCGCCTTAAACTCCTCCTTCGACGACCCCATCTGTGCCTCAGCCCCATCGTTCCATTGAAGCGGCTCAAGAAAGCGAAAGTAGCTCGATTAGTGACATTCCGTCCATCCTAAAGCAAGATGTAGATCACCTTCATGATAAATACCATATTCCTTGAGACACTTTTCGTGTCTTTGCCCCTTCCTCAAGGGTTGGTGTGAATGACCGGATTCCTGCAGAGGATACAATTATAGTCTTCGAGGAGCAGCTCAAGTCAGGTCTCTGGTTTCCCATGGACCCCTTTTTTGTTGATGTCCTTCAATTTTATATGCTTTCGATCGCCCAATTGCATCCCAACAGCTAGAGAATCTTGGTGGCTTTCCAGTTCATTTTTCTTAATAACAACATCGAACCAAGTGTAGCCCTCTTCTCTTAGCTGTACCAGCTGGTTACCCGCAAAAATGAAGAATTCTAGTTTTTTAGTGAGCGAAAATGCCATACGATGTTCGACTGGATCCCGTCTTCATTAAAGAggtaaaaaaataagtttttttttcctctGTCGCTAGACTTCCGAGGGTTTTGGACACCTTCAAATAAACTGAAACCTAATGAGGAAGGATGAGGTCCAACTGAAGAGGGATGAGGATGGGATTTTAGCCTTTCTCTTAACAAATGATCGGTCTCTTCAGAAGATGGATATTAACAACGGTGAAGAATGTCGTTTTGTCTTAGCAGAGTCATTTGCAGGCGAGCCAGACTCGGGGCCCTCACTTGCCCAGCCTTCCCAAACTTGGGAGAGCACTTCCTTGGCTAGAGATCAGTCTTTTAGATTTTACACAGATATGGTCAGGTCAAAAAGCATATTTGTTGAGGCGGTGCATGTTGCCCGCAAAGGCAAAGCTATCACCGGGGCAATCGATCGCCCCCCCAAGCGTGCTTGCCAAGAAAAAGAAgtgatcatgcttcctcctcctcttcagCCTACAGTAAAAGAGTCGGCTCATAAAACAAACTAACCCAAattgacccaaataacttttggatccaTTTTTCACTtaacccaaaatggttaacctaaGTTACTAAGTAGTTTTTGCTAACTATTTATAAACCCATCAATTTTCCTGTAAATAATCGATGTGGGAAACTACAATCTCCCCCACTTAATTTTATAATGTCCTCATTGCAAGCTGAATCGACACACCCAATTGCTAAACCAAGACCGAGTCCTTGGGTATTATGGTTCGCTAGTGCCTCGGACAGCTCTCTCGTATTGTACGGGTAGCCCTTTTCTCACAGGCCCACTAGCTCTGCATAATTTTTTGATTCAAAGTAGCTCTTATACCAATTATAACAGTCTAGTctaaactggcccaaataaatTTTGGACCTATTTTCTACTTGTCTTAAAATGATTAATCCAAGTTA
This genomic window contains:
- the LOC122722346 gene encoding cytochrome P450 714C2-like translates to MGVQFVIKILFTIVVIALLGVLLRLYNVLVMKPKRLRSVLKKQGINGPPPAFLLGNMRQIQKTLSSVVKANAPPLIHNYAALLFPFIELWQKEYGQVLVFSLGNIQVLNLNQPDIVKEYTTCVSWDLGRSSININDLGPLLGQGILTSNGAFWSHQRKIIAPEFYMEKIKGMVNLITESAISLVNSWKSIIERDGGMADMKVDEGLISFSADVISRACFGSNYSEGEKIFMKLMDLQKAVSNKGIAAFGIPGMRYLPTKSNRKAWALEKEIRDLIMKVVKERQEAASKKDLLQTILDGAESSNLNGEAMERFIVDNCKTIYLAGFDTTAVSSSWCLMLLALNQQWQDRVRAEILEICGGGMPNYDMIRKMKLLNMVIQETMRLYPPVSIVAREALNDVKLGNINVPKGVNIWSIVSLLHTDPGTWGPDSYKFNPERFANGITSACKYPFLYMPFGIGPRMCLGQNLAMVELKILMALILSNFSFTISPKYVHSPTFNLVIKPEHGVNLLIKKL